CATTTCTGAACTTCTTACCGCACCTTTTTGATCTGTCCAGCCTCCTGATATGTAGTAATTGGTTTTATCGTCTTTGCCAGAAATAGACAGTTGATAATTTTGAGACACCCCTCTTTGGAATATTTCATCTTGCCAGTCAGTATTGGCAGTGTAGTTGGCCCAATCAGTATTCTGCCCCATCTCCTGCATCAGCTCGATATAGTCTCTACTGCCTAGTACATCTTGTTTTTTCCATACTTCAGAAAACCCTCCATAGGCATTGAAAGCGATTTGGGTTTGCTCCGATGTACCACTTTTGGTGGTAATAAGCACTACCCCATTGGCGCCTTGCGCTCCATAGATGGCTGCCGATGAGGCGTCTTTCAATATTGAAATAGAGGCTACATCTGCCGGATTTATTGATCTTGTATCCGTAGTAGGCACACCGTCAACTACATAGAGCGGCTCACTACTGGCATTGATAGAATTGGTACCTCTAATCCTCAAATTCAATCCTTGTGATGGCTTTCCACTACTAGACATCACTTGCACACCTGCTGCCTTTCCCTGTATGAGTGAACCAATTTGTGTATTGGGTCTGAGGGTCAAATCCTCGTCACCAACTACGGCAATAGATCCAGTCACATCCTTTTGCTCCTGCGAGCCATAGCCCACCACAATGATTTCGTCTAGCGCTATTACGTCTTCTTCCAAACTAACTTTGAAGTAACTCTGCGTACCAACAGTCAGCGTTTGGCTCACGTAGCCTATAGCACTTATCACGATTTGATCCGTTTCTTCGAATTCGTAATTGAGTTCGAAGGTGCCATCGAATTGAGTAATAGTACCTGAAGTACCACCTAGAATTTGAATTGTCACCCCTGGGATTCCTTCTCCAGTAGGGTCTAGAATTTCTCCTTTGATGAGAGTCTGCGCCCATGCAGCAGACACTTGCAAAACCACGATCATCGTGGCTCCAATAATCGTCTTTAGTAATCGTCTTTTATCCATGCTTTTAGTTTTGTATCTCAGTTCTGGCCAATTGATCAACGGCGATCCATTGACCTTCACAAATAAGGCTGAGTAAAAAGCTGAATACCAGCGTCGGTGGCTAAAAAGTGGATGATAGTGGATCTAAAAAAATCCTTACCAACTGATTTTCAATAACATACATGAAATATGCTTTTCGGAAAAAGTGGACTAAATAATCAGGAAATATGTGAGATAAATCTAAAAAGGGAATAATATCAGCTAAACTGAAGGTACCGACTGTTAAGTATATCAGCCTGTGAAGGCGTCGATTTTCATAATTCGATTTTCGAATTCTTCTCTCGGGCTGACAGCTTTATTTTTGACTTTGGCTCTATAATTATAGATGGTATTTACTGAGTAGCGAAGTAGCTTCGAAATTTGAGAACTGTCATCAATGCCCAGACGGATCAAGGCGAATATTCTCAATTCGGTATTGAGCTCTTCTCCTTTTTTCAATATGATTTTTTGATCTTCTTCTAACAGATCGTTCACCCGGTCGACGAAATCTGGATAGATATGGAGAAAAGTAGTATCGAAGGTCTTGTAAAATTCCTCAACCTCCGCGTCAATAAATTCTTGAGAACTGGCCCGAGCCATCAGTTTATCAAACTTTCTGGTAGACACCAACCTTTTCACCATGCGCTGGTAATTTTCCAGTTTATCAATAAACTCAGAGCAGATATTAAGGAAATTGGCAATGTACTGTTCTTTGACCTTATCCGATTCTACCAATTTAGCATTAAGGCTTGTTAGGTTTTGATTAGAGTTGCTCAACTCCTCATTCAGCACTTTCAAAGAATCATTGGCCATATGCAAGGCATTTCGCGTAGAGCGAACCTTCTTCACCTGACGAAAAGTACTGTACAATAAGAAAGCAAGTACAATGAATAAAATACTGATCACAAGCAAATAGCGCTTCAAATCATGGTTTTGCTCATTGATGATATTTTGATAGGCATTGGTGATCAGAGGTAAAATATTAGAGATCTCAACAAATCGCAGGCGCGAATTGAAATACTCGGCATCTTGTGAAGAAAATTGAATGTACTTATAGGCTTTTTCAATTTGACCGTTTTCATATAGGAGCAAAGAGAGCTTCGTGAGCGAGGCGTGATCTTTGATCGAGGCCTGTATGTCTGAACACGCCGAAAGAATGAGATATTTGATCTGATTTTCCACCTGGCCTTTCAGCTCATAAATCAACGACCGCTCGAACGCCACCATAGCATATTGTGAGGTGCCCATTTCAAGATTTTCAAACCTTCTACGATTGATGTCCTCACACAAACCCAATTGACGAGAGTCGCGAAACTCCTTCTCTTGAATCGCCAAAAACTCCGGAGAGTCTTTGCTTAGAATATCTGTCAACGAATCCGAATAGGCTCTATAAAGCGCATCGTATGTCGTTCGGTTCTTCTCCAGCGAAGTATAAAATGACAAATCCTCGTAGATTTTACGATACACATTGTAGTAGCGAATTTTGCCGGTTTTGTCCAGCGCCCTTTCGTTCACCTGGCTGATGATGTCTATACTCTCCTTGTACGCCCCAGACTTCACGAAGAGGGTGGCCTGGATCAATATAGTTTCGTTGAAGGCCTCGGGGTTATCTAATATACTCTGGTCGCTCAAGTTCACATCGATGTAGTGCAAAGTAGAGTCAAAACTAAATATAGAATATTCGGAGATCAGCCGATTGATGACGTGATGCCTTTCGGAAATGCTGATTTCTTCGGAGGCCAAAATGGTTTTGAGATTATTAATTCTGGATAGCTTCGCAGCTTCGTATTCTGCTCGATTGGCCATTTTAGACTCGAGTAGCTGATACAACGAATCCAAATTATCCGATCCATATATTTGCGTAAAGCAAACAAAGCATAAAATGACAGTTACTACTTTTCTCAATGAATGGCTGCTTAAATGTGATCCAAGAAGTACAAATGTGTCATTTTAATCTGAAAAATCTAAATTCATTTTTCTCATCAAATGATTGAAAGTCTGATCAAGAGCATGAGATTGAAAATATAAATCCAGCTTGAAAATAAATATTCATCACTTAATTCAAATCCAAAAGGCCACTTGTCTCCGTATCTACTGAGACAATGTGGCCTTTTTTAATAGTCAAAATGAGTTAAACCATTGATAGAATTTATTAACTCAGCAAAACCGTTTAAATTTAAGAACGTAGGATTGTGTGTTCATACATATATTTGAACGTCAATCAAAACTAATGGAAGAGTCACCGACCAAAAACAACTATTCCACTCAAGCCAAGGATAAAATCTTCAATGAAGAATTTATGCCTAACATCCGTGCTATGTACAACTTTGCCCACCGCCTTACCTATGATGAAGACGATGCCAAAGACCTCGTACAAGACACCTTCATGAAATCATACCGGTTTATTAATTCCTTTCATCAGGGAACTAATGCAAAAGCATGGCTGTTCAGAATCATGAAAAACAGTTTCATCAACGACTTTCGAAAGAAAAGCAAACAACCTACGAAGGTTGATTATCAGGAGGTGGAAGGTTATTACAATTCTGAAGGCACTCAAAAATCAGTTACAACGGATTTGAGAGTAGATACAGTAAAAAACCTCATAGGGGATGAGATAACCAACGCTCTTGCTGCCTTGGATGTAGACTTTAGAACTGTTATTATTCTTTGTGACTTGGAAGGTTTTACCTATGAAGAAATGGCTAAAATATTGGACATTCCAATTGGCACTGTACGGTCCAGACTTCATAGGGCAAGGAATTTGTTGAAAGAAAAATTGCAGTCTTATGCGCAGAGCATGGGATATTAATAATTAGATTTGCCGCAATTGTGAGCTTAAAAAGATTAATACATGAGATGAAATTCCGAACAGGAATGGCCAAATGCACTGAGTATGTTGACTTAGTTCAATTGGTTTTAGATGGTGAAGCCAGTCGTTCTCAGGAAGTATATCTCAAAAGGCATCTTAAAATGTGTTTGAAGTGTCTAGAGCATTACAAACTTGATCAAGAAATAAGGAAGCTTGTACAGTTGAAGTTAGCTAGCAAAGAAGTACCTGAAGGACTAGCTGATACCATTAGAACCAAAATCGCAAAATCTGCTTAATACATGCATAAAGGCAAAGCCATAATTTTTTCTGCTCCATCGGGGTCAGGGAAAACGACCATAGTAAAACACATCCTTTCTCAATTTCCCAACATTGAATTTTCAATTTCTGCATCGACAAGAGACAGAAGAGGACGAACAGAAACCAATGGTAAAGACTATCATTTTTTAACCCCAGACGAATTCAAGAATAAAATAGACAATAATGAATTTGTAGAATGGGAAGAAGTCTATGAAGGCAATTTTTACGGGACACTTAAATCTGAAATTGATAGAATTTGGAAAAAGGGTCATCATGTCATTTTTGATGTAGATGTAAAAGGAGGAATTAGCCTGAAAGAATACTTTGGTGATGACGCCCTTTCCATTTTCGTAAAAGTCTTGGATGAATCCGTACTAGCCGAACGTCTTAAAGATAGAGGTACAGAAGACGAAGCCAGCTTATCCAGAAGACTTTACAAAGCTAAATTTGAGATGTCATTTGAGAATAAGTTCGACGTAACTCTAGTGAATGACAAACTGGAAGACTCATTTGAGAACGCTGAAAAAATGATCAGCGACTTTTTGAAGTAAATTTGGACTTATGAGAGTCGGATTGTTTTTTGGTTCATTCAACCCCATTCACATGGGACATATGATCATTGCTCAAACCATGCTGGACAGTGGGCATATTGATGAACTTTGGTTCGTGATTAGCCCCCAAAACCCATTCAAAAAGAACAAAAACCTTCTTCATGAATTCGATAGGTTGGACATGGTGGATGCTGCCATATCCGAAAACTCTAAATTTCGAACCTCTGATATAGAATTTAACCTACCCAAGCCTAGCTATACTGCACACACTCTAGCAGTCCTCTCTGAAAAGAATCCAGACAAAGAATTTTCACTAATCATCGGAGGAGACAATCTAGCTTCCTTTCACAAATGGAAGAACTATCAAACCATTTTAGAGCATCATGAATTATTGGTATACCCTAGGCCAGCAGATCAGAAGCCTCAAATTGAGATCACTGATCGTATCCATTTTGTGGAAGCACCCTTATTGGATATATCAGCTACCTTCATTCGTTCGAACATAAAAAATGGGCACTCGATCAAATATCTAGTACCCACTGAAGTTGAAGACTTTATTGCTAGAAAAAAGTTCTATCAATAATTAAATCGTCATAATATCTTTTTCCTTAGCTACTACGAGCTCATCAATTTTAGCTACATGACTGTCCGTCAATTTCTGAACGTCACCTTCGGCTCCTTTCACGGCATCTTCTGATACACCTTCCTTTACCAAAGCCTTCAATGAATCGTTAGTATCTTTTCTCACATTTCGAATACTGATTTTCCCATTTTCGGCCTCAGCCCTCACTTGTTTCATCAAATTCAACCTTCTTTCTTCCGTCAGAGGAGGGATATTTATTCTGATCTGTTCACCATCATTTTGAGGATTAAGACCAAGGTCACTGTTGATAATTGCCTTTTCTACGTCAGCAATAATGCTTTTCTCGAATGGCTTAACTGACAATGTCCTTGCATCTGGCGTACTCACTACTGCCACCTGGTTGATTGGAGTCATGGCACCATAGTACTCAACCATCAAACCATCCAACATATTGGGCATGGCTTTTCCAGCTCTTATTTTTCCAAGTTCATGATTACAGTGACTAACAGATTTATCCATTAATTCTTTGGCTTCAGCCAAAAACATTTCTATTTCTTCCATGACTATATTCGATTATTTCAGTGATTGCTCCAAAGATAATAATTTCAGCAACTTTGTTTTATGAGATCAAAGTTCCAACTTCTTCACCAGCTATGATAGCTTTCAAATTTCCTTTTTTATTCATGTCAAACACGATAATTGGCAAGTTGTTTTCTTGACAAAGTGTAAATGCAGTCATATCCATCACATTCAATCCCTTTTCATAAACATCCTGAAAGCTGATACTTGGAAATTTAGTTGCTGAAGCGTCTTTCTCTGGATCGGCAGTATAAACACCATCGACTCTGGTTCCCTTCAACACTACATCAGCTTCCATTTCAATGGCTCTTAAACTGGCTGTTGAGTCCGTTGTAAAATATGGATTGCCAATACCGGCACCAAAAATTACTATTCTACCTTTCTCCAGGTGACGAACAGCACGCCTTTTGATAAATGGCTCACATACTTCTTCGATTTTAATCCCAGACATCAATCGGGTGTAAAGCCCAGTTTTTTCCAAAGCCGATTGTAAGGCCATGGCGTTGATCACGGTTGCCAACATACCCATGTAGTCTCCCTGAACTCTATCAATTCCAGATTCTTCGGCTTGCACACCTCTAAAAATATTGCCTCCACCAATGACAATTGCGATCTCCACTCCCAGGTCCTTGACCTCCTTAATTTCGTTCACATATTGTTCTAGTCTAGTAGCATCTATACCATATTGCTTATCCCCCATTAGGGCTTCGCCACTTAACTTCAACAATATTCTTTTATACTTCATCGGTGATTTGTGATTATCGTGTTAAACAAAAATTTCACAAAGATAGGAGG
The sequence above is drawn from the Reichenbachiella sp. genome and encodes:
- a CDS encoding DUF6377 domain-containing protein, which encodes MRKVVTVILCFVCFTQIYGSDNLDSLYQLLESKMANRAEYEAAKLSRINNLKTILASEEISISERHHVINRLISEYSIFSFDSTLHYIDVNLSDQSILDNPEAFNETILIQATLFVKSGAYKESIDIISQVNERALDKTGKIRYYNVYRKIYEDLSFYTSLEKNRTTYDALYRAYSDSLTDILSKDSPEFLAIQEKEFRDSRQLGLCEDINRRRFENLEMGTSQYAMVAFERSLIYELKGQVENQIKYLILSACSDIQASIKDHASLTKLSLLLYENGQIEKAYKYIQFSSQDAEYFNSRLRFVEISNILPLITNAYQNIINEQNHDLKRYLLVISILFIVLAFLLYSTFRQVKKVRSTRNALHMANDSLKVLNEELSNSNQNLTSLNAKLVESDKVKEQYIANFLNICSEFIDKLENYQRMVKRLVSTRKFDKLMARASSQEFIDAEVEEFYKTFDTTFLHIYPDFVDRVNDLLEEDQKIILKKGEELNTELRIFALIRLGIDDSSQISKLLRYSVNTIYNYRAKVKNKAVSPREEFENRIMKIDAFTG
- a CDS encoding sigma-70 family RNA polymerase sigma factor; this encodes MEESPTKNNYSTQAKDKIFNEEFMPNIRAMYNFAHRLTYDEDDAKDLVQDTFMKSYRFINSFHQGTNAKAWLFRIMKNSFINDFRKKSKQPTKVDYQEVEGYYNSEGTQKSVTTDLRVDTVKNLIGDEITNALAALDVDFRTVIILCDLEGFTYEEMAKILDIPIGTVRSRLHRARNLLKEKLQSYAQSMGY
- a CDS encoding zf-HC2 domain-containing protein, which translates into the protein MKFRTGMAKCTEYVDLVQLVLDGEASRSQEVYLKRHLKMCLKCLEHYKLDQEIRKLVQLKLASKEVPEGLADTIRTKIAKSA
- the gmk gene encoding guanylate kinase yields the protein MHKGKAIIFSAPSGSGKTTIVKHILSQFPNIEFSISASTRDRRGRTETNGKDYHFLTPDEFKNKIDNNEFVEWEEVYEGNFYGTLKSEIDRIWKKGHHVIFDVDVKGGISLKEYFGDDALSIFVKVLDESVLAERLKDRGTEDEASLSRRLYKAKFEMSFENKFDVTLVNDKLEDSFENAEKMISDFLK
- the nadD gene encoding nicotinate (nicotinamide) nucleotide adenylyltransferase is translated as MRVGLFFGSFNPIHMGHMIIAQTMLDSGHIDELWFVISPQNPFKKNKNLLHEFDRLDMVDAAISENSKFRTSDIEFNLPKPSYTAHTLAVLSEKNPDKEFSLIIGGDNLASFHKWKNYQTILEHHELLVYPRPADQKPQIEITDRIHFVEAPLLDISATFIRSNIKNGHSIKYLVPTEVEDFIARKKFYQ
- the frr gene encoding ribosome recycling factor — encoded protein: MEEIEMFLAEAKELMDKSVSHCNHELGKIRAGKAMPNMLDGLMVEYYGAMTPINQVAVVSTPDARTLSVKPFEKSIIADVEKAIINSDLGLNPQNDGEQIRINIPPLTEERRLNLMKQVRAEAENGKISIRNVRKDTNDSLKALVKEGVSEDAVKGAEGDVQKLTDSHVAKIDELVVAKEKDIMTI
- the pyrH gene encoding UMP kinase, producing MKYKRILLKLSGEALMGDKQYGIDATRLEQYVNEIKEVKDLGVEIAIVIGGGNIFRGVQAEESGIDRVQGDYMGMLATVINAMALQSALEKTGLYTRLMSGIKIEEVCEPFIKRRAVRHLEKGRIVIFGAGIGNPYFTTDSTASLRAIEMEADVVLKGTRVDGVYTADPEKDASATKFPSISFQDVYEKGLNVMDMTAFTLCQENNLPIIVFDMNKKGNLKAIIAGEEVGTLIS